The Aureispira anguillae genome contains a region encoding:
- a CDS encoding D-sedoheptulose-7-phosphate isomerase codes for MNDLNKIKNILKASILVKQQLLQQEEISITIQQAVLDIVHCFQTDGKVLFCGNGGSAADAQHLAAEFSGRFYYNRAPLFAEALHVNGSYLTAVANDYSFNEIYARIVQAKGRKGDVLVAISTSGNSPNVIKALEQAKKQGMTTIGLTGQDGGLMTNNCDLLFRVPSSDTPRIQECHILIGHTICELVEDLIFKPK; via the coding sequence ATGAATGATCTGAACAAAATAAAAAACATACTAAAAGCCTCCATTCTCGTCAAGCAACAATTGCTCCAACAAGAAGAGATTAGTATCACAATACAGCAGGCAGTTCTAGATATTGTCCATTGTTTTCAAACAGATGGCAAAGTGCTTTTTTGTGGCAATGGTGGAAGTGCTGCTGATGCCCAACACTTAGCCGCAGAATTTTCTGGTCGATTTTATTACAATCGAGCACCATTGTTTGCAGAAGCCCTACATGTAAATGGGTCTTATTTAACTGCTGTAGCCAATGACTATTCTTTTAATGAAATTTATGCTCGAATAGTTCAAGCCAAGGGAAGAAAAGGAGATGTTTTAGTTGCTATTTCAACTTCTGGTAATTCGCCTAATGTAATTAAAGCATTAGAACAGGCAAAAAAACAAGGGATGACGACCATTGGGCTAACGGGGCAAGATGGAGGCTTAATGACCAACAATTGTGACCTTTTATTTCGGGTACCTTCTTCTGATACGCCCAGAATACAAGAATGTCATATCTTAATTGGTCACACCATCTGTGAACTAGTCGAAGATCTAATTTTTAAGCCTAAATAA
- the purD gene encoding phosphoribosylamine--glycine ligase: protein MKIAIIGSGGREHALSWKLAQSLGESAVYTLPGNGGIPNSHPMDIGDFDAIKAFCEANDIDYIFVGPEVPLADGIVDYFNQTTIKALGPCQDAAQLEGSKIFSKNFMKKYGVATADFHTFSTVSAAEATVRAMNGDLVIKYDGLAAGKGVFVCDNIEEALAALDEMRQQYGEECPFLIEDKIVGDEISIIGFTDGKNIKLLLPSQDHKQLNDGDTGPNTGGMGVMCPVPFWNEELAAIIQEKIVQPTLKGIQAEEMNYKGIIYFGIMMGANGPELLEYNVRFGDPETEVLLPSLKTDLAKIVEACLNGTLGTIELEFEDGFFVDVVQVSGGYPKAYQKGYEIHGLEAVDDAIVFHAGTKIQDGKVVTNGGRVLNIVGKGATLDAAIRKAYEQCEKVSFKDNFYRKDIGQRVYKVVQ, encoded by the coding sequence ATGAAAATAGCAATAATTGGCTCAGGAGGAAGAGAACATGCCTTGTCTTGGAAATTGGCTCAATCCTTGGGTGAATCGGCCGTTTATACCTTACCTGGTAATGGTGGAATTCCCAATAGCCACCCTATGGATATTGGAGATTTTGATGCCATCAAAGCGTTCTGTGAAGCAAATGACATTGATTATATTTTTGTAGGACCAGAAGTGCCTTTAGCCGATGGAATTGTTGATTATTTTAATCAAACGACCATTAAAGCACTGGGACCTTGTCAAGATGCTGCACAATTAGAAGGATCAAAGATCTTTTCTAAGAATTTTATGAAAAAATATGGCGTAGCAACGGCTGACTTTCATACTTTTTCAACCGTTAGTGCTGCTGAAGCAACTGTTCGAGCAATGAATGGGGATTTAGTCATCAAGTACGATGGCTTGGCTGCTGGAAAAGGGGTCTTTGTTTGTGATAATATCGAGGAAGCATTAGCGGCATTGGATGAAATGAGACAACAATACGGCGAAGAATGCCCTTTTTTGATCGAGGATAAAATTGTGGGAGATGAAATTTCGATCATTGGCTTTACCGATGGAAAAAATATTAAGTTGCTCTTACCTTCTCAAGACCACAAGCAGCTTAATGATGGAGATACTGGTCCTAATACAGGGGGAATGGGAGTAATGTGTCCTGTACCTTTTTGGAATGAGGAGCTAGCGGCAATAATTCAAGAAAAAATTGTTCAGCCTACCTTAAAAGGAATTCAAGCGGAGGAGATGAACTATAAGGGGATTATCTACTTTGGGATTATGATGGGGGCTAATGGTCCTGAATTGCTAGAGTATAATGTTCGTTTTGGTGACCCTGAAACGGAAGTCTTATTACCTTCTTTAAAAACAGACTTGGCAAAAATTGTTGAGGCATGTTTGAATGGAACTTTAGGAACGATTGAATTAGAGTTTGAAGATGGCTTTTTTGTAGATGTTGTACAAGTATCGGGAGGCTATCCCAAAGCTTACCAAAAAGGTTATGAAATTCATGGCTTAGAGGCAGTAGACGATGCGATTGTATTTCATGCAGGAACCAAAATCCAAGACGGAAAAGTAGTAACCAATGGAGGCCGAGTGTTGAATATAGTAGGGAAGGGAGCAACTTTAGATGCTGCTATTCGCAAGGCTTATGAGCAGTGCGAAAAAGTTAGTTTCAAAGATAATTTCTATAGAAAAGATATTGGTCAACGTGTTTATAAAGTGGTACAATAA
- a CDS encoding amidophosphoribosyltransferase encodes MCGIAFIRLKKPIDYFLEKYGTPFYGINKLYLLLEKQHNRGQDGVGVANIKLNALPGKRYISRYRSISRKPIQDTFEYINKRFKALEENSPHLLKDVNYLVNNEAFMGEVFLGHLRYGTYGKNSIESCHPFLRQNSWRTRNLVVAGNFNLTNVDELFDFMVSLGQHPKEKADTVTVLEKIGHFLDVENQRLFDHFKAQGYNDNREISALISKNLDTQKILQQASGDWDGGYLMTGMFGNGDAFIFRDPNGIRPGYWYEDDEVVVAASERAAIQTAFNVYFEEVKELKPGHALLVNRKGEAEEKEIIPAQEKLACSFERIYFSRGSDQEIYQERLQLGRNVSKKVFEAVNYDFENTVFSYIPNTAEVSFFGMTKAAHAALSLQKLEKIRALGNAVTDEDIEAIMSVVPRAEKIAIKDAKLRTFITQDDSRDDLVAHVYDVTYGVINDEKDTLVLIDDSIVRGTTLRQSILRIVDRLNPKKIIIVSSAPQIRYPDCYGIDMAKLGDFVAFRAAIALLKDNNKEHVINDVYKACLNQINIPRENIVNHVKRIYEPFTDEEISTKIAELLQLGNIKAEVQIIYQSIEGLKDACPNNKGDWYFSGNYPTAGGNKVVNKAFINYMEGINERAY; translated from the coding sequence ATGTGTGGAATTGCATTTATTAGATTAAAAAAGCCAATAGACTATTTTCTAGAGAAATATGGTACTCCATTTTATGGAATTAATAAGTTGTATCTACTGCTTGAGAAACAACACAATAGAGGGCAAGATGGAGTAGGTGTTGCCAATATTAAATTAAATGCATTGCCTGGTAAGCGATATATTTCAAGATATAGAAGTATTAGTAGAAAGCCTATTCAAGATACTTTTGAATATATCAACAAGCGCTTTAAAGCATTGGAAGAAAATAGCCCTCATTTGCTCAAAGATGTAAACTACCTTGTGAATAACGAGGCGTTTATGGGAGAGGTTTTTTTAGGGCATTTGCGATATGGTACTTATGGCAAAAATAGCATCGAAAGCTGCCATCCTTTTTTGAGACAAAATAGCTGGAGAACAAGAAATTTGGTTGTTGCAGGAAATTTTAATTTAACAAATGTCGATGAGCTGTTTGACTTTATGGTTAGCCTTGGACAGCATCCAAAGGAAAAGGCTGATACCGTAACCGTGCTCGAAAAAATAGGGCATTTCTTAGATGTCGAAAACCAACGATTGTTTGACCATTTTAAGGCGCAAGGGTATAACGACAATAGAGAAATTTCTGCCTTAATTTCTAAAAATTTAGATACCCAAAAAATCTTGCAACAAGCTAGTGGAGATTGGGACGGTGGATATTTGATGACGGGAATGTTTGGCAATGGGGATGCCTTTATTTTTAGAGATCCAAATGGAATACGACCAGGTTATTGGTATGAGGATGATGAGGTTGTTGTGGCTGCTTCAGAACGAGCGGCTATCCAGACTGCTTTTAATGTCTATTTTGAAGAGGTAAAAGAGTTGAAACCAGGGCATGCACTTTTGGTTAATCGCAAAGGAGAGGCTGAAGAAAAAGAGATTATACCTGCTCAAGAAAAGCTGGCTTGTTCTTTTGAACGCATTTACTTTTCTAGAGGTTCGGATCAAGAAATCTACCAAGAACGTTTACAACTTGGGCGAAATGTCTCTAAAAAGGTTTTTGAGGCAGTTAATTATGATTTTGAAAATACCGTTTTTAGTTATATTCCCAATACTGCTGAGGTTTCTTTCTTTGGAATGACAAAAGCGGCCCATGCTGCACTTTCATTACAAAAGTTAGAAAAAATAAGAGCGTTGGGGAACGCTGTAACCGATGAGGACATTGAGGCAATTATGTCTGTGGTTCCAAGAGCAGAAAAAATTGCGATTAAAGATGCAAAACTAAGAACGTTTATCACGCAAGATGATTCAAGAGATGATCTCGTTGCTCATGTTTATGATGTAACTTATGGTGTCATTAATGACGAAAAGGATACCTTAGTTTTGATTGATGATTCAATTGTTCGAGGGACTACGCTGCGCCAAAGTATTTTGCGAATCGTAGACCGATTGAATCCTAAAAAAATTATTATTGTATCTTCTGCTCCTCAAATAAGGTATCCAGATTGTTATGGTATTGATATGGCAAAGCTTGGCGATTTTGTTGCATTTAGAGCTGCTATAGCATTACTAAAAGACAACAACAAGGAGCATGTAATCAATGATGTTTATAAGGCTTGTCTCAATCAAATCAACATACCAAGAGAAAATATCGTAAACCATGTAAAACGCATTTATGAGCCGTTTACCGATGAAGAAATTAGTACCAAAATAGCTGAATTGCTACAACTTGGAAACATTAAAGCAGAGGTGCAAATTATCTATCAAAGTATTGAGGGGCTAAAAGATGCTTGCCCTAATAATAAGGGGGATTGGTACTTTAGCGGTAATTACCCAACTGCTGGTGGAAATAAGGTGGTGAACAAAGCCTTTATCAACTATATGGAAGGGATTAACGAACGAGCTTATTAA
- a CDS encoding SEL1-like repeat protein yields the protein MQTQLGLFSFLLILFCTACEAPKSYSLEELEQNHHNTLALPVKPNFDAEQYKTMFQVFQEMNQQQILEQLSATDLTLRHASFGFYYLANTYAANQDRENALKYHRIAAEQYINPQSLLKLAEFNFHVTKDYAKAYEYLHQSLEIKVEITENNRSHPLSKNGKDKTQYILQELEKSGENKQFDKAKIREKLKKELPALLETYRTIYGLGPRADS from the coding sequence ATGCAAACTCAACTAGGTTTATTTTCCTTCTTATTGATCTTATTTTGTACGGCTTGCGAAGCTCCTAAGTCTTACTCATTAGAAGAGTTAGAACAAAATCATCATAATACATTAGCACTACCCGTAAAACCTAATTTTGATGCAGAACAATATAAAACAATGTTTCAAGTCTTTCAAGAAATGAATCAGCAACAAATCTTGGAACAACTTAGTGCAACCGATTTAACCTTACGTCATGCTTCTTTTGGTTTTTACTATTTAGCCAATACCTATGCCGCTAATCAAGATCGTGAAAATGCCCTAAAATATCACCGCATTGCTGCTGAACAATACATCAACCCTCAATCCTTATTAAAATTAGCAGAATTTAATTTTCATGTAACCAAAGACTATGCAAAAGCCTATGAATATCTGCACCAATCACTAGAAATAAAAGTAGAGATTACGGAAAATAATCGCAGTCATCCCTTATCAAAAAATGGAAAAGATAAAACTCAATATATCCTTCAAGAGTTAGAAAAGAGCGGAGAGAACAAGCAATTTGATAAAGCTAAGATTCGAGAAAAGCTCAAAAAAGAATTGCCTGCTCTATTGGAAACCTACCGAACGATTTATGGCTTGGGTCCTAGAGCAGATTCTTGA
- the purN gene encoding phosphoribosylglycinamide formyltransferase, whose product MKKKIAIFISGRGSNMKAIVEQCQNGILKDLAEVVLVFANKETAAGLDFAESVGLETKWITSKGLKRTTFDQKVLTLLEDYKIDYIVLAGYMRVLSSIFVQAYPKQIINIHPADTALHQGLNGYGWAFENQLTETKVTVHYVDEGLDTGSVIAQHPVDLKGAETLEEVERRGLAVEHKFYSEVLQKLITSCNK is encoded by the coding sequence ATGAAGAAAAAAATTGCCATATTTATATCGGGTAGAGGGAGTAACATGAAAGCTATTGTCGAGCAATGCCAAAATGGTATCTTAAAAGACTTGGCAGAAGTTGTACTGGTCTTTGCCAATAAAGAGACTGCCGCAGGCTTAGACTTTGCCGAATCAGTAGGTTTGGAAACAAAGTGGATTACTTCTAAAGGTTTAAAACGAACAACTTTTGACCAAAAAGTGTTGACTCTATTGGAAGATTATAAGATAGATTATATTGTATTGGCGGGCTATATGCGAGTTTTGTCTAGCATTTTTGTTCAAGCTTATCCCAAACAAATTATCAATATACATCCTGCTGATACAGCATTGCACCAAGGGTTAAATGGCTATGGTTGGGCATTTGAAAACCAATTAACCGAAACCAAAGTAACGGTACACTATGTAGACGAGGGACTAGATACAGGTTCTGTTATAGCACAACATCCTGTTGATTTGAAGGGGGCGGAGACCTTGGAGGAGGTAGAACGAAGAGGCTTGGCTGTAGAACATAAGTTTTATAGTGAGGTGCTTCAAAAACTTATTACATCGTGTAATAAGTAG
- the purB gene encoding adenylosuccinate lyase, translating to MIIDAISPLDGRYAGKLVPHRKYFSEKGLMYYRCKVELLYVLALDETGLFEPLNDTEKTNIQDCIDNFTDEDYRRIKEIESVTNHDVKACEMFLRERTGLRDVNLLHFALTSEDANNLAYTFMLKDYLAEQHLPQIEQVLNKLIELAEAWKNIPFPCRTHGQKASPSTAGKEIAVFVNRITRIYKELKNFTFLGKINGAVGNYSAMLAAFPDFDWLSFAHQFLRKHGLEPNIATTQIEDHDTWATYFNWTRQINNIVMDLDVDCWLYISKDLFSEKVKAGEVGSSTMPHKVNPINFENSEGNLMLANSMLTLLSDKLCRSRMQRDLSDSTVERNMGSALSYSSLGMTELLRGLNKLKINEDNCRNELHDSPELLAEPIQTILKIVGVDDPYTLLKKVSRGQKPTREMLMDLVKGLDIDQNIKDRIYKWEAVDYVGDAVRICDLVVQTAQEAMK from the coding sequence ATGATAATTGACGCTATTTCACCCTTAGATGGTCGATATGCTGGTAAATTGGTTCCGCATAGAAAATATTTTTCTGAAAAAGGTTTGATGTATTATCGTTGCAAAGTAGAGCTACTCTATGTCTTGGCTCTGGATGAAACGGGGCTATTCGAACCCTTAAACGATACTGAAAAGACCAATATTCAAGATTGTATTGACAACTTTACAGATGAAGATTATCGTCGTATCAAAGAAATTGAAAGTGTGACCAACCACGATGTCAAAGCTTGTGAAATGTTTTTGAGAGAACGGACAGGTTTGCGAGATGTTAACTTATTGCATTTTGCGCTGACATCTGAGGATGCCAATAATTTGGCCTACACTTTTATGCTTAAAGATTATTTAGCAGAACAACATTTGCCTCAAATAGAGCAGGTGTTAAATAAGTTGATCGAATTGGCAGAAGCTTGGAAAAATATTCCTTTTCCTTGTAGAACGCATGGTCAGAAGGCATCACCAAGTACTGCTGGAAAAGAAATAGCTGTATTTGTAAATCGAATTACTCGCATTTACAAAGAATTAAAAAACTTTACCTTTTTGGGTAAAATCAATGGTGCTGTAGGAAACTATTCGGCTATGTTAGCTGCCTTTCCCGATTTTGATTGGTTGTCTTTTGCGCATCAATTTTTGCGCAAACATGGCTTAGAACCTAATATTGCTACAACACAAATCGAAGATCACGATACTTGGGCTACTTATTTTAATTGGACACGCCAGATCAATAATATTGTAATGGATTTGGATGTGGATTGTTGGCTGTACATTTCTAAAGATTTATTCTCAGAAAAGGTAAAAGCTGGCGAAGTTGGTTCTTCTACCATGCCACACAAAGTAAATCCAATCAACTTTGAAAATAGCGAAGGAAATCTCATGTTAGCGAATTCCATGCTAACCTTATTGTCGGATAAATTATGCCGCTCTAGAATGCAACGTGATTTGTCAGATTCTACCGTAGAACGCAATATGGGTTCCGCTTTATCTTATTCTTCTTTGGGAATGACAGAATTATTGCGTGGTTTGAATAAGTTAAAAATCAATGAAGATAACTGTCGCAATGAGTTGCACGATAGCCCTGAATTATTGGCAGAGCCTATTCAAACAATTCTTAAAATTGTAGGGGTAGATGATCCTTATACCTTGCTCAAAAAGGTATCTCGTGGTCAGAAACCAACTAGAGAAATGTTGATGGATCTAGTAAAAGGTTTGGATATAGACCAAAATATAAAAGATAGAATTTATAAGTGGGAAGCGGTAGATTATGTTGGAGATGCAGTTCGTATTTGTGACTTAGTTGTTCAAACAGCTCAAGAAGCAATGAAATAA
- a CDS encoding pyruvate dehydrogenase complex dihydrolipoamide acetyltransferase has product MANVVHMPALSDTMEEGTLVAWHKKVGEAVESGELLAEIETDKAVMEFQSFYDGVLLYIGVEEGNAVPVDAVIAVIGEEGEDYQALLSAGNDAAPEETIEAPSKEVLEVVSAPLKEETTATSSANGRIKASPLAKAMAKEEGIDLSQLTGSGDDGRIVKRDIEEYLKQPAKATPIVIQQPVAAPEPEGDYEDVPVSQMRKVIARRLGESKFSAPHFYLTMEICMDKLMATRKQVKELTETKISFNDFVVKATAKALKEHKSINASWLGDKIRYYNYVNMGVAVAIDEGLVVPVVRNADTKALSQIATEIRELAGKARDRKLTPDEMSGNTFTISNLGMFGIDEFTAIINSPDACILAVGAINPRLVMVDGEVKESHFMKVTLSCDHRVVDGASGAKFLQTLKSILEEPMRLII; this is encoded by the coding sequence ATGGCAAATGTGGTACATATGCCCGCACTTAGTGATACCATGGAAGAAGGGACACTAGTGGCATGGCACAAAAAAGTCGGCGAGGCTGTAGAATCAGGCGAATTATTAGCCGAGATCGAAACAGACAAAGCAGTTATGGAATTCCAAAGCTTCTATGATGGTGTATTATTGTACATTGGCGTAGAGGAAGGAAATGCAGTTCCTGTTGATGCAGTTATTGCAGTCATTGGAGAGGAAGGAGAAGATTATCAAGCCTTGCTAAGTGCAGGGAATGATGCCGCTCCAGAAGAAACGATTGAAGCACCTTCGAAAGAAGTGTTAGAGGTAGTTTCAGCTCCACTAAAAGAAGAAACAACAGCTACTAGTTCTGCCAACGGCAGGATTAAAGCTTCTCCATTGGCGAAAGCGATGGCAAAAGAAGAAGGCATTGATCTTAGTCAATTGACAGGGTCGGGTGATGATGGTCGTATCGTAAAACGAGATATAGAAGAGTATCTCAAACAACCTGCTAAAGCGACTCCAATTGTTATTCAGCAACCTGTTGCCGCTCCTGAACCAGAAGGTGACTATGAAGATGTTCCTGTTAGTCAAATGCGTAAGGTCATTGCTCGTAGATTGGGCGAAAGCAAATTCTCTGCACCTCATTTCTATCTAACAATGGAAATTTGCATGGATAAATTGATGGCTACTCGCAAACAAGTGAAGGAGTTGACAGAAACCAAAATTTCATTTAATGACTTTGTGGTGAAGGCAACCGCCAAAGCACTTAAGGAACACAAGAGCATCAATGCTTCTTGGTTAGGCGATAAGATTCGTTATTATAATTATGTCAACATGGGAGTAGCTGTCGCTATTGATGAAGGGCTTGTTGTTCCTGTTGTACGTAATGCTGATACCAAAGCTTTGTCTCAAATTGCAACTGAAATTCGTGAATTAGCAGGTAAGGCAAGAGATCGTAAACTAACGCCAGATGAAATGTCGGGCAATACCTTTACCATTTCTAATTTAGGAATGTTTGGGATTGATGAATTTACGGCGATTATCAACTCTCCTGATGCTTGCATTTTGGCAGTAGGGGCTATTAATCCTAGATTGGTGATGGTTGATGGCGAAGTAAAAGAGTCTCACTTCATGAAGGTGACCTTGTCTTGTGATCATCGTGTTGTTGATGGTGCTTCTGGTGCTAAATTCTTGCAGACCTTAAAGTCAATTTTAGAAGAACCAATGCGTTTGATTATCTAA